A genomic window from Algoriphagus sp. Y33 includes:
- a CDS encoding ferritin-like domain-containing protein produces the protein MKNELIKPKGLVKNANRRQFLKTGSLSVAAAGLIMVGCNDDIEDRSPMPDGEGVMLGAGDIGILNYAYALEQLEAAFYATVMQGSYFANASAEEKTIMGDLEKHERAHREFFKAALGDAAIADLEVDFSAIDFSSRTSVLMAAKTFEDLGVAAYNGAGQFIESVDYLLIAGKIVSVEARHAAAIRDLINPGSADFAGDDLIDANGLERTLNFTEVLTAASSFVTTPIDFSQLPS, from the coding sequence ATGAAAAATGAACTAATTAAGCCAAAGGGACTGGTGAAAAATGCTAACCGCAGACAGTTCCTCAAGACAGGCTCACTGTCGGTAGCCGCTGCGGGATTAATCATGGTGGGCTGTAACGATGATATAGAAGATAGGAGCCCAATGCCTGATGGCGAAGGGGTAATGCTAGGTGCAGGAGATATAGGGATTTTGAATTATGCCTATGCTTTGGAGCAACTTGAGGCTGCATTCTATGCCACTGTAATGCAGGGAAGCTACTTTGCCAATGCAAGCGCAGAAGAAAAAACCATAATGGGAGATTTGGAGAAGCACGAAAGAGCGCACAGGGAGTTTTTCAAGGCGGCGTTGGGAGATGCTGCAATCGCTGACCTCGAAGTTGATTTTAGCGCAATTGATTTTAGCAGTAGGACATCCGTTTTGATGGCTGCGAAGACCTTTGAGGATCTGGGAGTTGCTGCTTATAATGGTGCAGGTCAGTTTATCGAGAGTGTAGATTACCTGCTTATTGCGGGGAAAATTGTCTCTGTGGAAGCCCGGCATGCGGCTGCTATCAGAGATTTGATTAATCCCGGTTCTGCTGATTTTGCGGGAGACGATTTGATCGATGCAAATGGACTTGAGCGAACGCTAAACTTCACAGAGGTTTTGACAGCTGCCAGCTCATTTGTAACCACACCGATTGACTTCAGTCAGTTGCCATCTTAA
- a CDS encoding ferritin-like domain-containing protein: MNLLKLLDKMCPDTTSPEEKDLFFSRREAFRQFGDMSKKVAMAAVPLGILSALPKVAKADTASLIDVLNYALTLEHLEYRYYQMGIEAGVIDNADLAIFTKIRDHELAHVDFLKEVISNVLMGTPVAEPDFDFTAGGNFMPFSDYPTFLALSQAFEDTGVRAYKGQAGNVMENDVVLTAALSIHSVEARHASMVRRLRTKKGQDDVKGWITNASIGTLPAATQPIYAGEDNVTHGGVNVVNLTGIDAGAVAEGWDEPLSKEQVLGIASLFLA, encoded by the coding sequence ATGAACTTATTAAAATTGCTAGATAAAATGTGCCCGGATACCACAAGTCCGGAAGAGAAAGATCTATTTTTCTCCAGAAGAGAGGCGTTCCGTCAGTTTGGGGACATGAGTAAGAAAGTGGCTATGGCTGCGGTTCCGCTTGGGATTCTGTCAGCATTGCCGAAAGTGGCAAAGGCTGATACGGCAAGTTTGATTGATGTATTGAACTATGCCTTAACCCTGGAGCATTTGGAGTACAGGTATTATCAGATGGGTATTGAGGCAGGTGTGATCGACAATGCCGATTTGGCGATTTTTACCAAAATTAGAGATCACGAATTGGCACATGTGGATTTTCTGAAAGAAGTGATTTCCAATGTATTGATGGGGACTCCTGTAGCTGAACCTGATTTTGATTTTACTGCAGGCGGCAACTTTATGCCATTCAGTGATTATCCTACTTTCTTAGCATTATCCCAGGCTTTTGAAGATACGGGAGTAAGAGCATACAAGGGACAGGCGGGCAATGTAATGGAAAACGACGTCGTCTTGACTGCGGCGCTATCGATACATTCTGTGGAAGCAAGACATGCGTCCATGGTCAGAAGATTAAGAACTAAGAAAGGGCAGGATGATGTGAAGGGTTGGATTACCAATGCGTCAATCGGAACTCTTCCGGCTGCAACCCAGCCTATTTATGCTGGCGAAGACAACGTCACCCATGGGGGTGTTAATGTTGTTAATTTGACCGGAATAGATGCGGGTGCCGTAGCCGAAGGGTGGGATGAGCCACTTAGCAAAGAACAAGTGCTGGGAATCGCTTCCCTTTTTCTTGCCTAG
- a CDS encoding GNAT family N-acetyltransferase translates to MDKIEILPYSAELSPFFKSINQAWVEDLFSIEPFDQAQFDSPENTIVKPGGTIIYAKLGEEIVGTVGLHKVSDSEFELIKMGVSSSAQGKGVGMALGLSILEKAREMGGKKVVLYSHSKLAPALRIYNKLGFKETELEEGKYCRCDIKMELDL, encoded by the coding sequence ATGGACAAGATAGAGATATTACCCTATTCAGCTGAACTAAGCCCTTTTTTCAAATCTATCAACCAAGCTTGGGTTGAGGATCTTTTTTCTATCGAGCCATTTGATCAGGCTCAATTTGACAGTCCTGAGAATACTATTGTGAAACCTGGAGGTACTATAATTTATGCAAAGTTGGGAGAAGAAATTGTTGGGACAGTGGGTCTTCATAAAGTTTCAGATAGCGAGTTTGAGCTTATAAAAATGGGCGTCTCATCTTCAGCTCAGGGAAAAGGAGTGGGGATGGCACTGGGCTTGTCTATTCTAGAAAAAGCAAGGGAAATGGGAGGTAAGAAGGTTGTGCTTTACAGCCATTCCAAGCTTGCGCCCGCCCTGAGAATTTACAATAAGTTGGGTTTTAAAGAGACAGAACTTGAAGAAGGGAAATATTGCAGATGTGATATCAAGATGGAACTGGATCTATAA
- a CDS encoding GntR family transcriptional regulator, with protein sequence MDFNDSKNIFLQIRDWLADQIMQDKILPGDRIPSVRELAVDMEVNRNTVMRSYSLMEDDGIIENKRGIGFFVAADAKHNLLELRKKEFFETELPAILHQVEVLKLTSDDLNALLTLIQSNDHENQ encoded by the coding sequence ATGGATTTTAACGACTCAAAAAATATCTTTCTTCAGATCCGTGACTGGCTCGCAGATCAGATCATGCAGGACAAAATCCTTCCCGGTGATCGTATTCCTTCGGTGCGTGAACTCGCAGTGGATATGGAAGTGAACCGTAATACGGTCATGCGAAGCTATAGCCTGATGGAAGATGATGGAATCATCGAAAATAAACGTGGCATTGGCTTTTTTGTGGCTGCAGATGCAAAGCATAATCTTCTTGAACTAAGGAAAAAAGAGTTTTTCGAAACTGAACTCCCTGCTATTCTACATCAAGTAGAGGTCTTAAAATTGACTTCTGATGATTTAAACGCTCTACTCACACTCATTCAATCCAACGATCATGAAAACCAGTAA
- a CDS encoding porin family protein — MKKQLLFFLATILSFNCYSQISFEKGYYIGDDNQKIDCLIKNIDWKNNPTEFEYKLSGNSESKKVTIKSIKEFGVDNSSKYVRSTVNIDRSSESVNNLSDDKNPIFQEEEVFLKVLVDGKATLYEYVDGNLKRYFYIKENSNVEQLIYKKYRTPENYIGENNKFRQQLWIDLNCPNFKMSKIENVEYTRNDLVRFFIEYSECHNDEIINFQLQQKRDLFNMTIRPRINSSSLTIQSSTSDSRDTDFGNKVGVGFGLEAEFVLPFNKNKWAIAIEPTYQSFKSEKRSNVNNVSGGVLIANVDYSSIEFPVGLRHYLFLSNNSKVFINASYIFDLSSKSSIEFTRNDGSNLDSIEIETRSNLAIGIGYKQNDRYSLEVRYQTNREILRNYLFWNSEYKTLSIVFGYSLF; from the coding sequence ATGAAAAAACAGCTACTATTTTTTTTAGCAACAATATTAAGCTTTAATTGCTATTCACAAATCTCTTTTGAAAAGGGGTATTACATTGGTGACGATAATCAAAAAATTGATTGTTTGATCAAAAATATCGATTGGAAAAATAATCCAACTGAATTTGAATATAAACTATCCGGAAACAGTGAGTCTAAAAAGGTGACTATAAAATCAATCAAAGAATTTGGTGTTGATAATAGTTCAAAATACGTTAGAAGCACTGTGAATATTGACAGGTCTAGTGAGAGTGTTAATAATTTAAGCGATGATAAAAATCCTATATTTCAGGAAGAGGAGGTTTTTTTAAAAGTTTTAGTTGATGGTAAAGCTACCTTATATGAATACGTTGATGGTAACTTAAAAAGATATTTTTATATTAAAGAGAACTCTAATGTTGAACAATTAATCTATAAAAAATATAGAACCCCTGAGAATTATATTGGAGAAAATAATAAATTTAGACAGCAGCTATGGATTGATTTGAATTGTCCAAATTTTAAAATGAGTAAAATTGAGAATGTAGAATATACGAGAAATGATTTAGTAAGATTTTTTATTGAGTACAGTGAATGCCATAATGACGAAATAATTAATTTCCAGCTACAACAAAAAAGAGATTTATTTAATATGACAATCAGACCTCGCATAAATAGTTCTTCATTAACAATTCAGAGCTCTACTTCTGATTCTAGAGATACTGATTTTGGGAATAAAGTAGGTGTTGGTTTTGGATTAGAAGCTGAGTTTGTTTTACCTTTTAATAAGAACAAATGGGCAATTGCAATTGAGCCAACTTATCAAAGTTTCAAGTCGGAAAAAAGGTCTAATGTAAATAATGTTTCTGGAGGAGTATTGATAGCAAATGTTGATTACAGTTCTATTGAATTTCCTGTAGGATTAAGACATTATTTATTTCTAAGTAATAATTCTAAAGTTTTTATAAATGCTTCTTACATATTTGATTTAAGTTCAAAGTCATCAATTGAATTTACCAGAAACGATGGGTCAAATTTAGATTCAATAGAAATTGAGACAAGAAGTAACCTAGCTATAGGGATTGGTTACAAACAAAATGATAGATATAGTTTAGAGGTAAGGTATCAGACCAATAGGGAAATTTTAAGGAACTACTTATTTTGGAATTCTGAATATAAAACATTATCAATAGTATTTGGGTATTCATTATTCTGA
- a CDS encoding RidA family protein, which produces MKLIKFIPVLALLCIPFVAHSQTPEQQLERLGVALPEVGVPIANYVKWRQVGNLLYLSGTGPKIFGKVGEDLTEEEGYQAARETGIEIIAILKAATGDLSKIKQFVKVLGMVNSGPDFTKQPAVINGFSDLIVEVFGDKGKHARSAVGVAALPNNMAVEIEVIVELIE; this is translated from the coding sequence ATGAAACTCATAAAATTCATTCCTGTACTGGCACTTCTGTGCATCCCATTTGTAGCACACTCCCAAACTCCTGAACAGCAATTGGAAAGACTTGGAGTGGCTCTTCCTGAGGTCGGTGTACCAATAGCCAATTATGTAAAGTGGAGACAAGTCGGTAACCTGCTCTATTTATCAGGGACAGGACCGAAGATATTTGGGAAAGTCGGTGAAGATTTGACTGAAGAGGAGGGATATCAAGCTGCAAGAGAGACCGGAATAGAAATCATAGCAATACTGAAAGCAGCGACCGGTGATCTAAGTAAGATCAAACAGTTTGTGAAAGTACTGGGAATGGTCAATTCTGGTCCGGATTTCACTAAGCAACCCGCTGTAATCAATGGATTTTCTGATCTGATAGTAGAAGTATTTGGTGACAAAGGCAAACATGCGCGCTCTGCTGTGGGTGTAGCTGCATTGCCTAATAATATGGCTGTGGAGATTGAGGTGATTGTGGAGTTGATTGAATAA
- a CDS encoding mechanosensitive ion channel family protein — MQQDIKEVAEQKAQGFIEWIQELFSYSLVSLGDSKLTVGLILTLIISFIILFVVTEWIRRLLVHNILSRYQIDSGTRASIGMIVKYVLILAGVFSILQTNGVDLSAFGILAGALGVGIGFGLQNITNNFISGLIILFEQPIKVGDRIEVGDVTGDVIRISARSTTIVTNDNITIIVPNSQFIDSPVINWSHNDRNIRFNFPVGVAYKEDPEKVKNILIEAANENKGVLQTPSPDVLFDSYGDNSINFILRVWSSEYINRPKVLKSQLYYAIFKKFGEQGIEIPYPQRDLHLKSGFEKLEN, encoded by the coding sequence ATGCAGCAGGACATAAAAGAAGTAGCTGAACAAAAGGCTCAGGGCTTTATCGAATGGATACAGGAACTATTCAGCTATAGTCTGGTCAGTCTGGGGGATTCTAAGCTGACTGTTGGCTTGATCCTAACTTTGATTATATCATTCATAATCCTTTTTGTAGTCACAGAATGGATACGTAGACTACTGGTTCACAATATATTAAGCAGGTACCAGATCGACTCCGGGACACGGGCTTCTATCGGCATGATAGTGAAGTACGTACTGATTTTGGCGGGTGTGTTTTCTATTTTACAGACCAATGGCGTTGACTTAAGTGCTTTCGGTATTCTTGCCGGTGCTTTGGGTGTTGGTATTGGTTTTGGTTTGCAAAATATCACGAACAATTTCATCTCCGGGCTTATTATTCTTTTTGAGCAACCGATCAAAGTAGGTGACCGAATCGAAGTCGGGGATGTCACGGGAGATGTGATCAGGATTTCGGCACGTTCTACCACCATTGTCACCAATGACAATATCACCATAATCGTCCCAAACAGTCAGTTTATAGACAGTCCTGTCATCAACTGGTCACATAATGACAGAAATATCCGCTTCAATTTCCCCGTGGGAGTAGCGTATAAAGAGGATCCTGAAAAAGTGAAAAACATACTGATTGAAGCTGCAAACGAGAATAAAGGAGTGCTTCAGACTCCATCGCCCGATGTGCTTTTTGATAGCTATGGAGACAATAGCATCAATTTCATTCTGCGTGTATGGTCATCGGAGTACATCAATCGTCCCAAGGTGCTGAAAAGTCAATTATATTATGCGATCTTCAAAAAATTCGGAGAACAAGGTATTGAGATTCCATATCCACAACGTGATCTACACCTCAAATCAGGATTTGAAAAATTAGAAAATTAG
- a CDS encoding HEAT repeat domain-containing protein, with translation MSQISFPVILLAGGLLAFGCSSPDTRKADLEELSNFYPKSTGDTTGADSTELILSNFAGPDIVPSPAALAVSPNGNVFVGVDMMGSLGKEPGKGAIVRLVDSNNDGELDSHTEFVKVDNPRGIIAVRDQVFVLHTQFSEATGVAEGMNLVVYEDKDNDGVADGPSKVLIEGISSPESIRSRGTDHSTNGIRMGIDGWIYIAVGDFGFHNATDRDGKKMTMLGGGIVRVRPDGTEMEEYIHGTRNIYDVAIDPFMNIYTRGNTNDGGGWNIRFIHYTQSGEYGYPNFFQNFTEEIIPALADLGGGSGTGSYFMDDDRWPAKYNHVPMMADWGRSQLYIHRVTMDGPGFTQQDEEFIKLSQITDIDVDASGRMFLAAWDGAGYFGSEEKGYVVRVVPKGWEYEAFPDLTTATVDQLTALLKAANSVSRFHAQRELLARFPDEAGAAALAVATDRTLPLEVRVAGIYTYAQATCESGNGELVKLSQEEKVREFALRALADRKTCLQGVPLDPFTEGVTDPNDRVKSAAIVALGRIGNPQAAAELLRVKVPASFKQQDKGTEGPHATPNSAIILPHIAVKALVELDAVDAAVNAIGTENSKIALWALRYMHDPKAVDGLIKAYGKTDDMELKTEILGTLSRLYKKEAPYDGSWWWGTRPDTHGPYYKGITWGSSDKIKGFLLGERNAFDATKRQFFADLNERNRMEIEEFGLEESTLVIQETEIDLEEIKNKKGQVGASSIEDVMIAVQDLEGDPVKGKALFTSQGCIACHSIEKGQPLKGPYMGQIGSIMNRSQITESILKPNASISQGFASVLIDTDDDKSYMGFVTAETADEVVLQDITGTATKLDKSTIKTRKVMETSMMPPGLVNSLSFEELASLITYLQQQK, from the coding sequence ATGTCTCAAATTTCGTTTCCAGTAATACTATTGGCTGGTGGTCTATTGGCTTTTGGATGCTCTAGTCCCGACACAAGAAAAGCTGATCTAGAAGAGCTTTCAAATTTCTATCCTAAGTCAACAGGTGATACTACAGGTGCTGACAGTACTGAGCTTATATTAAGTAATTTCGCAGGCCCTGACATTGTACCAAGCCCGGCTGCATTGGCTGTATCTCCCAATGGAAATGTATTCGTGGGAGTAGATATGATGGGTTCTCTGGGCAAAGAGCCCGGTAAAGGGGCTATTGTCCGGTTGGTCGATAGCAATAATGATGGAGAATTGGATTCTCATACTGAATTTGTCAAAGTAGACAACCCAAGAGGCATCATTGCGGTAAGAGATCAGGTTTTCGTGCTTCACACACAGTTTTCGGAAGCAACAGGAGTGGCAGAAGGAATGAATCTGGTGGTTTATGAAGACAAAGACAATGATGGCGTGGCAGATGGGCCTTCCAAGGTCCTGATTGAAGGGATTTCATCCCCGGAATCTATCCGTTCACGTGGCACCGATCACTCTACCAACGGGATCAGAATGGGTATCGATGGATGGATTTATATTGCGGTAGGTGATTTCGGATTTCATAATGCCACTGACAGGGATGGGAAGAAAATGACCATGCTTGGCGGAGGTATAGTCCGTGTCCGTCCCGACGGCACCGAAATGGAAGAATACATCCATGGAACCCGAAACATTTATGATGTGGCTATTGATCCTTTTATGAATATTTATACCAGAGGCAATACCAATGACGGTGGCGGCTGGAATATCCGCTTTATTCACTACACCCAATCTGGAGAGTATGGCTATCCCAACTTTTTCCAGAATTTCACAGAAGAGATTATCCCTGCCCTTGCTGATCTGGGCGGGGGCTCCGGCACCGGTAGTTACTTTATGGACGATGACCGCTGGCCTGCCAAATACAATCACGTGCCGATGATGGCCGATTGGGGCAGAAGTCAATTGTACATTCATCGGGTAACAATGGATGGTCCGGGATTTACCCAGCAGGATGAAGAGTTTATCAAACTTTCCCAGATTACAGATATCGACGTGGATGCTTCAGGGAGAATGTTCCTTGCGGCATGGGATGGTGCAGGATACTTTGGCAGTGAGGAAAAAGGCTATGTCGTTCGTGTAGTTCCAAAAGGTTGGGAATACGAAGCTTTCCCTGACTTGACCACTGCCACAGTTGACCAATTGACTGCATTGCTGAAAGCAGCTAATTCCGTTTCACGTTTTCATGCCCAGCGTGAACTACTTGCACGTTTTCCAGATGAAGCAGGAGCTGCCGCACTTGCAGTAGCTACTGACAGAACCTTGCCACTGGAAGTGCGCGTTGCCGGTATTTACACCTATGCACAAGCTACCTGTGAAAGCGGTAATGGAGAATTGGTAAAATTGAGCCAAGAAGAAAAAGTAAGAGAGTTTGCCCTACGTGCTTTGGCAGACCGAAAAACCTGTCTTCAGGGAGTTCCTCTCGATCCATTTACCGAAGGCGTAACTGATCCAAACGACCGGGTGAAATCCGCTGCTATTGTAGCCTTAGGCAGAATTGGCAACCCCCAAGCGGCGGCGGAATTACTCAGAGTAAAAGTCCCTGCCTCGTTTAAGCAACAGGACAAAGGAACTGAAGGACCGCACGCTACGCCAAATTCCGCTATTATCCTTCCGCATATAGCTGTAAAAGCACTGGTAGAGCTTGACGCAGTAGATGCCGCTGTTAACGCAATCGGTACAGAAAATTCAAAAATTGCACTTTGGGCATTACGCTATATGCATGATCCAAAGGCAGTGGATGGGTTGATCAAAGCCTATGGCAAAACAGATGATATGGAGTTGAAAACAGAAATTTTGGGTACGCTTTCCAGACTTTACAAAAAAGAGGCCCCATACGACGGTTCTTGGTGGTGGGGAACCCGCCCGGATACACATGGTCCATATTACAAAGGAATCACTTGGGGGTCATCCGATAAAATCAAAGGTTTCTTGCTTGGCGAGCGCAATGCGTTTGATGCCACGAAAAGACAGTTCTTTGCGGATCTCAATGAACGTAACAGGATGGAAATTGAGGAATTTGGCTTGGAAGAATCAACCTTGGTGATCCAGGAAACTGAAATCGATCTGGAGGAGATAAAGAACAAAAAAGGTCAGGTTGGGGCTTCCTCTATCGAGGATGTAATGATCGCCGTACAAGATCTTGAAGGAGATCCGGTGAAAGGCAAAGCATTATTCACCAGCCAAGGATGCATAGCCTGTCACAGTATAGAAAAAGGTCAGCCACTAAAGGGACCATATATGGGTCAAATCGGCTCGATCATGAACAGGTCGCAGATCACCGAATCTATCCTGAAACCAAATGCCTCTATCTCTCAAGGCTTTGCTTCTGTACTGATTGATACAGATGACGATAAGAGCTACATGGGTTTTGTCACAGCAGAGACTGCTGATGAAGTGGTACTTCAGGACATCACCGGCACAGCTACAAAACTAGACAAAAGCACCATCAAAACCCGCAAGGTGATGGAGACGTCCATGATGCCTCCAGGCTTGGTCAATTCACTTTCCTTTGAAGAATTGGCTTCACTGATCACTTATTTGCAACAGCAGAAGTAA
- a CDS encoding ATP-binding cassette domain-containing protein: MIFIRNLDFGYPQKPSIFIDLEWQASSGSVIGLLGKNGTGKSTFLRILAGLLFPKRGEIKLMGENPFDRRPAFLEQVFFISEEIKLPLDLRIESYKNLYANFYPLFASEKFNQILEDFGLRGSSKIGNLSFGQRKKVQIAFALSTGCKLLLFDEPTNGLDIPSKKAFRKIVAGSITDEQTLLISTHQVKDVERLIDRVMILSEGQIKLDVDLIDMGCNYSFGKASEAPPNAVFTEDNLTSVSFIAPKESGEEPSDVNLELLFNAVIAGKMISKSSAILKFSTP; this comes from the coding sequence ATGATTTTTATTCGAAATCTCGATTTTGGTTACCCCCAAAAGCCATCGATTTTTATTGATCTGGAATGGCAGGCATCATCCGGAAGTGTGATTGGTTTACTTGGAAAAAACGGCACAGGTAAATCTACTTTCCTGAGAATCTTAGCAGGATTACTTTTTCCTAAACGGGGGGAGATAAAATTGATGGGTGAGAATCCTTTCGATAGAAGGCCTGCTTTTTTAGAACAGGTGTTCTTTATCTCTGAGGAAATAAAACTGCCTTTGGATCTTCGCATTGAAAGTTATAAAAACCTGTATGCGAACTTTTATCCTCTATTTGCTTCGGAAAAATTCAATCAAATTTTGGAGGATTTTGGCCTGAGGGGAAGTTCGAAAATTGGCAACTTGTCTTTTGGACAACGAAAAAAGGTACAGATAGCATTTGCCTTAAGTACCGGGTGCAAGTTGTTGCTTTTCGATGAACCTACTAATGGGTTGGATATTCCTTCCAAAAAAGCTTTTCGAAAAATAGTTGCGGGTAGTATAACGGATGAGCAGACTTTACTTATATCCACTCACCAAGTAAAAGATGTGGAGAGACTGATCGACCGTGTAATGATCTTGTCCGAAGGCCAAATAAAGCTAGATGTCGATTTGATTGATATGGGGTGCAATTATTCTTTTGGTAAAGCTTCAGAGGCTCCACCAAACGCAGTTTTTACTGAGGATAATCTGACAAGTGTATCTTTTATAGCCCCAAAAGAATCAGGTGAAGAACCTTCCGACGTGAATCTGGAGCTTTTGTTTAATGCGGTCATCGCAGGAAAAATGATTTCTAAATCTTCCGCCATTCTTAAATTCTCAACCCCATGA
- a CDS encoding DUF6089 family protein, giving the protein MKKILFIFLFLSSSLASSQSFNRFRFEEPWSFSASAGATQYFGELYSFWKYNEGVQPDWNANIAAHYTFGTHLRARLDFSYIKMSGQDPPSDPRAHRVARNLHFRAKNWEATAMAEYYWFPVKVPNIHRNLWNPYIFAGIGMSTNNPETQLDGKWVDLRPLQLENNPYERNIVVFPMGLGLKYKLNVYMDLTLEGNYRFTMTDYMDDISAYNISEFYLDLVDDYVTGNNPDRLRLAVRNPGFLDDNGLPDVDKILRNGGRIRRGSGLTHRYDGYMTVNLGVEIYLSPDIWDNFFFRNRVNEKAFRFW; this is encoded by the coding sequence ATGAAAAAGATACTCTTTATTTTTCTTTTCCTTTCCTCTTCCCTGGCCTCTTCCCAGAGCTTTAATCGCTTTCGATTTGAAGAACCTTGGTCTTTTTCGGCAAGCGCCGGAGCTACTCAGTATTTCGGTGAATTGTATTCTTTTTGGAAATATAATGAGGGTGTACAGCCTGATTGGAATGCCAACATTGCAGCCCATTATACATTTGGAACACACTTAAGAGCCCGTCTGGATTTCTCATACATCAAAATGTCCGGTCAGGACCCCCCTTCTGATCCCCGAGCACACAGAGTGGCCAGAAACCTTCATTTTAGAGCTAAAAACTGGGAAGCTACCGCAATGGCAGAATATTATTGGTTCCCAGTCAAGGTTCCTAATATTCACAGAAACCTCTGGAACCCTTATATTTTTGCGGGAATAGGGATGTCAACCAATAATCCAGAAACTCAGTTGGATGGCAAATGGGTAGACCTTAGACCGCTTCAGCTGGAAAACAATCCCTACGAAAGAAATATTGTGGTTTTCCCGATGGGCTTGGGCCTGAAGTATAAACTCAATGTGTATATGGATCTGACATTGGAGGGGAATTATCGCTTCACTATGACGGATTACATGGACGATATTTCCGCCTATAATATCAGTGAATTCTACCTTGATCTGGTAGATGACTATGTCACGGGCAACAACCCCGACCGCCTGAGATTGGCTGTCAGAAATCCCGGTTTCTTAGATGACAACGGTTTACCGGATGTGGACAAAATCCTGAGAAACGGCGGAAGAATACGAAGAGGTTCAGGCCTCACGCACAGGTATGATGGCTACATGACCGTAAATCTGGGAGTGGAAATTTACCTTTCTCCGGACATTTGGGACAACTTCTTCTTCCGAAATAGAGTGAATGAGAAGGCATTCCGATTCTGGTAA
- a CDS encoding GNAT family N-acetyltransferase, which yields MNPPYLFQSQRLGFRTWLPPDLPAFSEMNADEETMAFFQHPLSKKESQAMMDRMNRLFDDHGHCYFAVELLESQEFLGMIGLGTKSFKADFTPCVDIGWRIRKEFWNQGYASEGAKRCLDFGAEIGIKEVYSLASSENLASIRVMQKIGMEYEYDFEHPDLMEHSRLQPCSLYKIEL from the coding sequence ATGAATCCACCTTACCTCTTCCAAAGCCAAAGACTCGGTTTTCGCACTTGGCTTCCCCCTGATTTACCGGCTTTTTCCGAAATGAATGCGGATGAAGAGACCATGGCTTTCTTTCAGCATCCGTTGTCCAAGAAGGAATCCCAAGCAATGATGGACAGAATGAATAGACTCTTTGACGATCATGGCCATTGCTATTTCGCCGTTGAATTATTGGAGAGCCAAGAATTCTTGGGCATGATAGGTTTGGGCACGAAATCATTCAAAGCTGACTTCACTCCCTGCGTGGATATAGGATGGAGAATCAGAAAGGAATTTTGGAATCAAGGCTATGCCAGCGAAGGAGCCAAGAGATGTCTTGATTTTGGTGCAGAAATCGGCATTAAAGAAGTCTATTCGCTGGCATCTTCAGAGAATCTAGCTTCAATCCGTGTGATGCAAAAAATAGGAATGGAATACGAATATGATTTTGAGCATCCAGATCTAATGGAACACTCTAGATTACAGCCTTGTAGCTTATATAAAATTGAGCTTTGA